From Candida dubliniensis CD36 chromosome 7, complete sequence, the proteins below share one genomic window:
- a CDS encoding rhomboid family [serine] protease, putative (Similar to S. cerevisiae RBD2), with the protein MINFDEFPPKYDPSVRPPALTTGLIIFTFMLFVIKSLTSYTFESLILYPRAPLDLNLNSISLYSLFHVNFFHWICNIFTLATPLAVFETRNGTIHTGITLNLLTVIAALQYCIVGLIFYPNTGVIGLSGIAFSLMSYMAYHESKFKPIVHTFHISNSLEIKLYTLYVPFILAIVFMIVFPSSSLPGHLFGITTGYLLSYGYIDKLYPPSKVITTIENKLSSLINFLQLIVTFYKEEDSLVTRGSVGYKPLFDQDIEHGAANAPSHGSSTFVGETRVLGTRESTV; encoded by the coding sequence atgatcaattttgatgaatttcCTCCTAAATATGATCCAAGCGTGAGACCACCGGCATTGACCACTGGGCTAATTATATTTACCTTTATGTTGTTTGTTATCAAATCGTTGACATCATACACTTTTGaatctttgattttgtatCCTCGAGCCCCAttggatttgaatttaaacaGTATTTCCCTTTACTCATTATTTCATGTCAACTTCTTTCATTGGATCTGTAATATTTTCACTTTAGCCACTCCCTTGGCCGTATTTGAAACTAGAAATGGTACTATTCACACTGGGATaactttgaatttattaacgGTAATTGCTGCCTTACAATACTGTATTGTAggattaattttttatccAAACACTGGGGTTATTGGCTTATCAGGTATAGCGTTTCTGTTGATGAGCTATATGGCCTACCATGAATCTAAATTCAAGCCAATAGTGCACACTTTTCATATAAGTAATAGTTTGGAAATCAAACTCTACACATTATACGTGCCATTTATTTTGGCAATTGTATTCATGATTGTGTTCCCTTCCAGTTCATTACCAGGCCATTTATTTGGGATTACTACGGGCTATTTGCTAAGTTACGGTTacattgataaattgtACCCACCATCTAAAGTTATTACCACtattgaaaacaaattgagCTCGTTGATCAACTTTTTACAATTGATCGTTACATTCTATAAGGAAGAAGATAGTTTGGTAACAAGAGGAAGTGTTGGGTATAAGCCACTTTTCGATCAAGACATTGAACACGGTGCAGCTAATGCCCCATCCCACGGTTCAAGTACGTTTGTGGGTGAAACTAGAGTATTAGGAACAAGAGAATCAACTGTATAG
- a CDS encoding DnaJ like protein, putative (Similar to S. cerevisiae SCJ1), whose translation MNHLKYSSFSIFTTKHSVINTIRFLSTQASNNLTHYQILEIPATASIKEIKLQFKKLSKKYHPDLNQHLSDDEKDAIKEKYMQMISSYEVLKDSKRKKAYDQSINLNHKREWNNKYYGEAKYHSKTNKSHYYTSSGLNTKRHKVRFHNGYTPDNTNSNAKFTGEHVNYGDRYDVPHFDYEEHLNRNLKFEQRLIDKYLDQSTQTKILNQITRSNHDNISQELKTKHLLRHVNMIRNTNPSFSGSNSSPKYGESTTFNGSSASTAFHQNMYQKPRSTDEDSSMFKAFAILGGAGSSLYLLYQVVF comes from the coding sequence ATGAATCATCTTaaatattcatcattttctaTATTCACCACAAAACACTCCGTGATAAACACTATAAGGTTCTTATCGACTCAAGCCAGCAACAATCTTACCCATTATCAGATATTAGAAATTCCCGCAACAGCATCGatcaaagaaatcaaacTTCAATTTAAGAAACTACTGAAAAAATACCACCCAGACTTGAACCAACATTTATCAGACGACGAGAAGGATGCCATAAAAGAGAAATATATGCAGATGATTAGTTCTTACGAAGTATTGAAGGACCTGAAACGGAAAAAAGCGTATGaccaatcaatcaatttgaatcaTAAACGTGAATGGAACAACAAGTATTATGGCGAAGCTAAATATCATtcaaaaaccaataaatcACATTATTATACGTCTCTGGGTCTAAATACTAAACGACATAAAGTTAGGTTCCATAATGGATATACTCCTGATAATACCAACTCCAATGCTAAATTTACTGGAGAACATGTAAACTATGGTGACCGATATGACGTGCCTCATTTTGATTACGAAGAGCATCTAAATcgaaatttgaaatttgagCAACggttaattgataaatactTGGACCAAAGTACTCAAaccaaaatattaaatcaaattactCGGTCTAATCATGATAACATCCTGCAAGAATTAAAAACCAAACATTTACTACGTCATGTCAACATGATCAGAAATACCAATCCTTCTTTCTCGGGATCAAATTCCTCACCAAAGTATGGAGAATCAACTACTTTCAATGGATCATCTGCATCAACGGcatttcatcaaaatatGTACCAAAAACCTCGCTCTACGGATGAGGATTCCTCAATGTTTAAAGCATTTGCAATACTTGGAGGTGCAGGTAGTTCGCTATATTTACTTTATCAAGTGGTGTTCTAA
- a CDS encoding core element of the mitochondrial protein conducting pore, putative (Similar to S. cerevisiae TOM40) — MSQQINPPLGSADIAKLSIPTLPQVTTEPPKQNGLWSSNPVFSYINDVYITINEHRKSLGLTNPGTIENLNKEVARDVFLGQYFFTGLRADLNKAFSMMPAFQTSHTLSIGSNVLPAYAFSALYATDDYFLQGNIDNDLSFSGRINYGWDKSNISKVTLQLAHGQPSMIQLEQDYQANDCSINVKTLNPNFLSGNEFSGVVVGSILQSLSSKLAVGLETMYSKQPLAPPDTAVSYVARYNAGNWIASAQLQAQGALIASFWRKVTDKVEAGLETQVAATMKQVADPLMGVGFEPVIEGQTTIGAKYEYRTAVFRGQLDSKGKISAFLEKRIMPTVSILFSGEIDQFKNTSRLGLGLQFEAAGNEQLMLIQQGLVDANGNPIPGAPAPGAL, encoded by the coding sequence ATGTCTCAACAGATTAATCCACCATTAGGCTCAGCCGACATAGCCAAGTTAAGCATCCCAACGTTACCACAAGTGACAACCGAACCACCAAAGCAAAATGGATTGTGGTCATCAAACCCAGTTTTCAGTTACATCAACGATGTTTATATCACTATAAACGAACACCGTAAGTCATTGGGGTTAACCAACCCAggaacaattgaaaacttgAACAAAGAAGTTGCCCGTGATGTGTTTTTGGGTCAATATTTCTTCACAGGGTTGAGAGCTGATTTAAACAAAGCCTTTTCCATGATGCCAGCATTCCAAACATCCCACACTTTAAGTATTGGCTCCAATGTCTTACCAGCCTATGCCTTCAGTGCTTTATATGCCACCGATGATTATTTCTTGCAAGGTAATATTGACaatgatttatcattttctgGTAGAATCAATTACGGATGGGACAAATCAAACATTTCCAAAGTTACATTACAATTAGCTCATGGACAACCTTCGATGATCCAATTAGAACAAGATTATCAGGCCAATGATTGCTCTATCAATGTCAAAACTTTGAACCCCAACTTTTTGTCGGGCAATGAATTCAGTGGAGTCGTTGTTGGATCAATTTTACAATCGTTGTCATCCAAGTTGGCAGTTGGTTTGGAAACCATGTACTCCAAACAACCATTAGCACCACCAGACACAGCTGTTTCTTATGTTGCTCGTTATAATGCAGGTAATTGGATTGCCTCTGCTCAACTCCAGGCTCAAGGTGCTTTGATTGCTAGTTTCTGGAGAAAAGTCACTGATAAAGTTGAAGCTGGTTTAGAAACTCAAGTTGCTGCCACTATGAAACAAGTCGCTGATCCATTAATGGGTGTTGGTTTTGAACCAGTCATTGAAGGTCAAACTACTATTGGTGCCAAGTATGAATACAGAACTGCTGTTTTCAGAGGTCAATTGGATTCAAAGGGTAAGATCAGTGCATTTTTAGAAAAGAGAATCATGCCAACTGTTTCCATATTGTTTTCTGGagaaattgatcaattcaaGAATACATCTCGTTTAGGTTTGGGTTTGCAATTTGAGGCTGCTGGTAATGAAcaattgatgttgataCAACAAGGTTTAGTCGATGCTAATGGTAATCCTATCCCAGGTGCTCCAGCTCCAGGAGCTttgtaa
- a CDS encoding E3 ubiquitin ligase complex SCF subunit, putative (Similar to S. cerevisiae CDC34) — protein MSSKSAAAILQRQYKDLTDPKKGIPSFHIELDDDNIFLWNIGVMVLNPESLYHGGYFKGQMRFPQDFPFSPPSFRFTPALYHPNVYRDGRLCISILHQGGDPTSDEPESETWSPAQTVESVLISIISLLDDPNGNSPANIDASVEFRKNYNEYKKKVLQEVERSKKDIPEDFIMPETSDNAYSNYHNLKNKEVVEEPVDEDFWYESEEEESFDEESLMDENMDDQFEDDDEEEEDDEDEDMGGK, from the coding sequence ATGTCATCTAAATCAGCAGCAGCTATCTTACAGCGACAATATAAGGACTTGACTGATCCAAAAAAAGGAATTCCCTCATTTCACATTGAGTTGGACGATGACAACATTTTTTTATGGAATATTGGTGTCATGGTATTAAACCCTGAGTCATTATATCATGGTGGTTATTTCAAGGGCCAGATGAGATTTCCTCAAGACTTTCCCTTTTCGCCACCAAGTTTCCGATTCACCCCTGCATTATATCATCCAAATGTTTATCGTGATGGTAGATTGTGTATTTCTATATTACACCAAGGCGGCGATCCTACCAGCGACGAACCAGAAAGCGAAACCTGGTCGCCGGCACAAACAGTCGAAAGTGTTTTGATTTCCATTATTTCCTTGTTGGATGACCCCAACGGCAACTCACCTGCCAATATTGACGCTTCTGTTGAATTTAGAAAGAACTACAACGaatacaaaaagaaagtatTACAAGAAGTTGAACGGTCCAAAAAAGATATTCCAGAGGATTTCATTATGCCTGAAACTTCTGACAACGCTTATTCAAACTACCACaacttgaaaaacaaagagGTGGTCGAGGAACCAGTGGACGAAGATTTTTGGTATGAGAgcgaagaagaagaaagctttgatgaagaaagtTTGATGGATGAAAATATGGACGATCAgtttgaagatgatgacgaagaagaagaggatgACGAGGATGAAGATATGGGTGGGAAATAA
- a CDS encoding pheromone-regulated membrane protein, putative (Similar to S. cerevisiae PRM10) translates to MSDNRPTYDSSSSDEEPSNHFHIQLPQRQLNLQEIRKQNYKKHEKPTIAKQTASNLAKAKKITAGSNHKFGNNNDKHLRNLSAATNRRSLISPTSSTHVSSDDDDEDDDSPFHDGQFNDDKNLNVFDNTKNNLSHFQFNADGIKPKSLHGQGDDSSDDDGNGIDDIEDETHSDFAVLNQNHPPQQYYETDSSDEDEEEEEENNKVPKAVHKTYSNASSGRSSRISRKKSMSETTDTRAPISPRMPSMGRRSTSSNRSRESTGRRSTTSGDTNISGSGGRLKGILRKMSLVDSTPVDSMNQDISHSDTFLGRVLNFGTNQGLSGGGLAPGASRVIKEEDERGWNLDEERRVGFAAHENDRDAFEMQPLNFEDLSEEAKQLIQQHVPGAGTNSLSHSQQSSAAPSTEISPSQSPSQHLLNEKINNNKNNKQSTAAESSSLSSSPGVDEELAQRRASEERKKAENPFYTPNPDLFLRGANPNNQELHQAPNDFLHDMDGDYIAPPKQVQAGVLSSLLRLYQNPQEQKSASSLSRVSTGTTGTASIDDSYDSDDYKDFKSSSNVDLQHKLKSGIKGGSKAMFNKAAQKLKHHSHTRTNTVETQGSSNSEEFSNDKFELSNGNDDENVMNTNLPSFQNARPKMPKRKTTEPVQKLKKLRHKQRAERLRITVHIADILQRQRFIMNMCRALMLFGAPTHRLEEYMVMTSRVLEIDGQFIYFPGCMLISFGDAATRTSEVHLVRCAQGINLSKLADTHKIYKSVIHDLIGVEDASKKLDDLLKSKSRYPPWLCVFFYGLGSLAVTPFAFEGGWLDLPISFGVGLCVGYLQFYVSSISNLYSSVFEVSAAIVVAFIARGIGSIKGGKLFCFSAIAQGSLAIILPGYIILCGSLELQSRNLVAGAVRMFYAIIYSLFLGFGITLGAALYGWIDHNATSANSCPVGHGIRDEWRILFVPMFALCLGLINQARWNQVPIMIVIAGIGYIGSYYAGKHFATVTEFTACIGAFIVGVLGNLYSRIWKGMAVSAMLPAIFVQVPSGIASKSSLISGLNTADQITNKSSSNGGGTVTTDASSLSFGATMVEVSIGISVGLFAAALIIYPFGKKRTGLFAL, encoded by the coding sequence atgtCGGATAATCGACCAACATATGATAGCTCTTCATCAGATGAAGAGCCTAGTAATCACTTTCATATTCAATTACCTCAGCGACAATTAAACTTACAAGAAATCAGAAAGCAAAACTATAAAAAGCATGAAAAACCCACCATTGCTAAACAAACTGCTAGTAACCTAGCAAAAGCAAAGAAGATAACAGCCGGCAGCAATCATAAATTTGgtaacaataatgataaacatTTGAGGAACTTGTCTGCTGCGACAAATAGAAGAAGTCTCATCTCACCCACATCCTCAACACATGTCAGTTCAGACGATGATGACGAGGATGACGATTCCCCTTTTCATGACGGCCAGTTTAACGATGacaaaaatttaaatgtTTTTGATAACACAAAGAACAATTTATCTCATTTTCAGTTCAACGCAGATGGAATTAAACCCAAATCTTTACATGGCCAAGGTGACGACAGTAGTGACGATGATGGCAACGGTATTGACGACATCGAAGATGAAACACATAGTGACTTTGCTgttttgaatcaaaatcatccTCCTCAACAATATTATGAAACAGATTCATCTGACGAggacgaagaagaagaggaagaaaataacaaaGTGCCAAAAGCAGTGCACAAGACGTATTCAAATGCTTCATCGGGTCGTTCAAGTCGCAtctcaagaaaaaaatcaatgagTGAGACTACTGATACGCGAGCACCAATATCCCCAAGAATGCCTTCTATGGGAAGGAGATCTACAAGCTCGAATCGTTCCAGAGAAAGTACTGGTAGGAGAAGTACCACGTCTGGAGACACCAACATTTCTGGTTCTGGAGGAAGACTCAAGGGAATATTAAGAAAAATGTCATTAGTTGATTCTACTCCAGTCGATTCAATGAACCAAGACATCTCCCATAGCGATACATTTTTAGGTCGtgttttgaattttggGACTAATCAAGGGTTGAGCGGTGGTGGTTTAGCACCGGGCGCTTCCAGAGTgattaaagaagaagatgaaagAGGGTGGAACCttgatgaagaaagaagagTAGGTTTTGCTGCTCATGAGAATGACCGTGATGCCTTCGAAATGCAACCCTTAAATTTCGAAGATTTAAGTGAAGAGgcaaaacaattgattcagCAACATGTCCCTGGTGCTGGGACCAATAGCTTAAGTCACTCTCAGCAATCGAGTGCTGCCCCTAGCACTGAAATCTCTCCTAGTCAAAGTCCAAGTCAACATTTACTCAATGAAaagataaacaataataaaaacaacaaacaatcCACAGCGGCagaatcatcatctttatcTTCCTCTCCAGGGGTGGATGAGGAGCTAGCACAAAGACGTGCATCAGAAGAACGCAAAAAAGCTGAAAACCCATTTTACACACCTAATCCGGATTTATTTTTACGCGGAGCAAATCCCAACAATCAAGAGCTCCACCAAGCACCCAATGACTTTCTTCATGATATGGATGGTGACTACATTGCGCCACCCAAACAAGTTCAAGCTGGGGTTTTGTCATCGTTGTTAAGATTATATCAAAATCCACAGGAACAAAAATCTGCCAGCTCCTTGAGCAGAGTAAGCACTGGTACAACTGGCACAGcatcaattgatgatagTTATGATTCAGACGATTATAAAGACTTCAAGAGCTCCCTGAATGTTGACTTGCAACACAAATTAAAGCTGGGGATTAAAGGAGGCTCCAAAGCAATGTTTAATAAGGCAGCTCAAAAACTCAAACATCATTCGCATACTCGTACCAACACTGTTGAAACTCAAGGCTCGTCAAACCTGGAGGAGTTTTCCAACGATAAATTTGAGTTATCTAATGGTAATGACGATGAGAATGTAATGAACACCAATTTACCATCATTCCAAAATGCTCGTCCAAAAATGCCCAAGAGAAAGACAACAGAACCAGTacaaaagttgaaaaaattgagaCATAAGCAACGTGCCGAAAGATTGAGAATCACGGTTCACATTGCTGATATATTGCAACGTCAGCGGTTTATTATGAATATGTGTCGAGCCTTGATGTTGTTTGGGGCACCAACCCATCGTTTGGAAGAATATATGGTTATGACGTCAAGGGTCTTGGAGATTGATGGGCAATTTATCTATTTTCCTGGATGTATGttaatttcatttggtGATGCTGCCACAAGAACCTCTGAAGTCCATTTAGTTAGGTGTGCCCAAGGAATCAATCTATCTAAATTGGCCGATACTCATAAGATTTATAAATCGGTGATTCATGATTTAATTGGGGTTGAAGATGCTTCCAAAAAGCTAGATGACTTATTGAAAAGCAAAAGTCGATACCCACCTTGGTTGTGTGTTTTCTTCTATGGGTTGGGCTCATTGGCTGTGACGCCATTTGCTTTTGAAGGCGGATGGCTAGATTTACCTATATCATTCGGTGTTGGGTTGTGTGTTGGGTATTTGCAGTTTTATGTCTCATCCATATCCAATTTGTATTCGTCAGTGTTTGAAGTATCAGCAGCCATTGTGGTGGCTTTCATTGCTCGAGGAATTGGGTCAATTAAAGGTGGAAAGTTATTTTGTTTCCTGGCCATTGCTCAAGGTTCATTGGCGATTATCTTGCCGGggtatattattttgtgtGGTTCGCTAGAATTGCAGTCAAGAAATTTGGTGGCAGGTGCCGTTCGAATGTTTTATGCGATTATTTATTCGTTATTTTTAGGGTTTGGTATTACTTTGGGAGCTGCATTGTATGGATGGATTGATCACAATGCTACTTCGGCCAATTCTTGTCCAGTGGGTCACGGTATTAGGGACGAGTGGAGAATTTTGTTTGTACCGATGTTTGCCTTATGTTTAGGGTTAATTAATCAGGCTCGGTGGAATCAAGTGCCAATTATGATTGTTATTGCTGGTATCGGTTACATTGGGTCATACTATGCCGGGAAGCATTTTGCTACGGTGACTGAATTCACTGCATGTATTGGTGCATTTATTGTTGGAGTTTTGGGAAACTTGTATTCCAGAATCTGGAAAGGGATGGCAGTGTCAGCGATGTTGCCGGCAATTTTTGTTCAAGTGCCTTCCGGTATTGCTTCCAAGAGTTCATTGATATCTGGATTGAACACTGCTGATCAAATCACGAACAAAAGTAGTAGTAACGGTGGTGGAACAGTAACAACAGATGCCAGTTCATTGAGTTTTGGTGCAACAATGGTGGAAGTGTCCATTGGTATCAGTGTGGGATTATTTGCAGCAGCGTTAATTATTTATCCATTTGGAAAGAAAAGGACAGGGTTATTTGCCTTATAG
- a CDS encoding peripheral membrane protein of peroxisomes, putative (In S. cerevisiae: involved in peroxisomal inheritance;~Similar to S. cerevisiae INP1) — MANPTTHDNSMDDNTNATSQKFTSNSKRKSKRNKQRYKNKSQHFNKPTESSQKSPESSIMADDDVTDHQAQQQIIDKDNNTSHNMTTVTPPPPPPPPQHAQEANVYKSPRKEAIMRYKQNHDNTFNQLFDIKENLKSKENDDKQFQSQQATGSNQVNSNYGNGNHNISLDLDEKVTLFKYKSSKILELVNQNNVNGSLLAHGIFEIFQLHQGDVTYLSCGNNFIYPLLPKIKVFRINSNQFLLPLVNPERYWKIFINSEELNVINNLINVFQRNVQFISLHESENKNTLQSSSQYEFSDNINTKPKELESPPRNIYISNEIPDSPPSAPISPSHIQTTFHLSPQARVTSQQHQQHHVQAFPGALSQPHLYKKESVQSLNTNIACLDINSKLSLHQPKPKKPLSSNQTYNFRQNQNHSHSHSHSHSHNHGHNYEKKYPAIDEKSESSMDSLLDEYEENIHKSMTIGSRPQSRQPSIVSAHHQRLPVSHYNRSHYNNQGNFHDDGIAQYYPAESRAQQFPQSNNGHNRSRRSSKSDLYINESGWMEPNLSNQTHTHTHSYNNNNYRKIPKSRSTYSINSATTDLYQIYKNIPLRNNEIDRRDEDSKSTKSMSRLPSARTLSIYQSDMNRRRQSAYFASTAKNNPKLNSDVKLNSQEIYRMLSSKPDKPVLKNPTNGSAVRNSGFAARLFGW; from the coding sequence ATGGCTAATCCAACAACACATGATAATTCCATGGACGACAATACAAACGCAACATCACAGAAATTTACCAGTAATTCCAAACGAAAGAGTAAGCGTAATAAACAAAGATACAAAAACAAGAGCCAGCATTTCAACAAACCTACTGAATCACTGCAAAAGTCGCCCGAGTCTTCAATAATGGCAGATGACGATGTTACAGATCACCAGGCACAGCAACAAATTATAGACAAAGACAATAACACAAGCCATAATATGACAACTGTGACCCCTCCACCTCCACCTCCACCCCCACAACATGCTCAGGAAGCCAATGTATACAAATCGCCACGAAAGGAGGCTATTATGCGatacaaacaaaatcatGACAACACTTTTAATCAACTATTCGACATTAAGGAAAActtgaaatcaaaagaaaatgatgataaacAGTTCCAATCACAGCAAGCTACTGGTAGCAATCAAGTGAATAGCAATTACGGCAATGGTAATCACAATATATCCTTAGATTTGGATGAAAAAGTCACCTTGTTTAAATACAAATCGCTGAAGATTTTGGAATTGGTTAACCAAAACAATGTTAATGGCTCCTTGCTAGCACATGGGATATTTGAGATTTTCCAGCTACATCAAGGCGATGTGACTTATTTATCCTGTGGTAATAACTTCATTTATCCGTTATTGCCCAAGATCAAGGTTTTCcgaataaattcaaatcaattcttgCTACCATTGGTCAATCCAGAACGATACTGGAAAATTTTCATAAACAGTGAGGAATTGAATGTCATCAATAATCTAATCAACGTCTTCCAAAGGAATGTTCAATTTATAAGTTTACATGAATCAGAGAATAAGAATACTTTGCAATCTTCTCTGCAATATGAGTTTTCGGATAATATTAACACGAAACCAAAGGAGTTAGAATCCCCTCCgagaaatatttatatcTCTAATGAGATACCTGATTCTCCTCCTTCTGCTCCTATATCTCCAAGTCACATTCAAACTACCTTCCATCTATCTCCACAGGCTAGAGTCACGTCTCagcaacatcaacaacatcatgTTCAGGCATTCCCTGGCGCACTCTCACAACCACATCTTTATAAAAAAGAGTCAGTGCAATCTTTGAACACCAATATTGCATGTCTAGATATAAACTCAAAATTGTCGCTACACCAACCCAAACCCAAAAAACCTTTATCGCTGAACCAGACTTATAACTTTCGTCAAAACCAGAATCACAGTCACAGTCACAGTCACAGTCACAGTCACAATCACGGCCAcaattatgaaaaaaagTATCCTGCTATTGATGAGAAGTCTGAATCGTCGATGGATTCTTTGCTAGATGAGTATGAAGAGAATATTCACAAATCAATGACCATTGGCCTGCGTCCACAATCAAGACAGCCATCTATCGTATCTGCGCATCATCAACGCTTACCAGTCTCTCATTATAATCGAAGCcattataataatcaagGAAATTTCCATGATGATGGAATAGCACAATATTATCCTGCCGAAAGCCGGGCTCAACAATTTCCTCAAAGTAATAATGGCCATAATAGGAGCCGGAGATCTTCAAAGAGCgatttatatattaatgaaaGTGGTTGGATGGAGCCCAATTTGAGTAACCAAACCCACACCCACACCCACtcatataataataataattacaGGAAGATCCCTAAATCTCGTTCTACCTACAGTATCAACAGTGCTACAACTGATCtatatcaaatatataaGAATATTCCGTTaagaaataatgaaattgacaGGCGGGACGAAGATTCAAAGTCAACAAAGTCGATGTCCAGGTTGCCCTCGGCAAGAACTTTGTCTATTTACCAGTCTGATATGAATAGGCGAAGACAAAGTGCTTATTTTGCATCAACTGCAAAAAATAATCCTAAATTGAATAGTGATGTTAAGTTGAACTCGCAAGAGATTTATCGGATGTTGAGTTCCAAGCCTGATAAGCcagttttgaaaaaccCCACGAATGGTAGTGCAGTGAGAAACAGTGGATTTGCAGCTAGGTTATTTGGTTGGTAA